Part of the Bacillus cabrialesii genome is shown below.
CAGTGACAGAGATGTCGGAAACCTTTGAGAAAGGGCTGCCTTTCTTTACGGCCTCAAGAAACGATTGTAAGGCGTTTTCCGGGCCTTCTGCCAAAATCTCGACACAGCCGTCATCACGGTTTTTGACCCAGCCGGCCAGTTTTCGCTTATCGGCTTCTATTTGAACAAAATAGCGAAAGCCTACACCTTGAACCCGGCCGTCTGCAACGATTCGGTATTGAAGCATATAAAAACCACCTTTTCTTTTTATGATAATCAATCATTTTACAACCTGTAAAGGGGATGTGTTTGTATGAAACCAGCGCATTATTCAGTTCTTTCTCTTAATCTGGGAAAGCCGCAGACGCTTGAATATGACGGAAAGAAAATCGAAACCGGCATCATGAAGCGGCCGGCTGATTCCGCAGTTATGCTGTATCGGGAGAATTTTGAAGGGGACGGACAGGCGGACCTCGTCAATCACGGCGGACCGGATAAGGCTGTCTGTGTCTACCCGGCAGCGCATTATCCGTTTTGGGAAGAGTTCCTCTCAAGACCGCTGCCCAGCGCCGCATTTGGTGAAAATTTGACGGTCGCGGGCCTGACCGAGGAGAACGTTTGCATCGGGGATGTGTTCCAGCTTGATGAAGCTGTTGTTCAGGTCAGCCAGCCGCGCCAGCCGTGTGTAAAGCTGGCGAAAAAGTTTGGCGTAAAGGAAATGGTGCTGAAGGTTCAGCAAACCGGCTATACCGGCTTTTATTTTCGCGTTTTGGAAGAGGGCAGGGTGGCTCCCGGCGCTGCACTTGAATTGCTGTCCAAAGGCGAGAAAGACATATCAGTCCAATTTGCAAACCGAATCAACTACCATGATGCAAAAAATCTCGCTGCCATTGAACGGATTTTAAGTGAAAACGCACTGTCGGAAAGCTGGAGATCGTCCTTTATGAAAAAAAGGGACAGGCTACTGCCGGTTGAATAGAAAAAAAGCCGCGCATATCAACGTGCGCGGCTTTTACTTGTTTAAGATTGTTTTTTCTTTGTTTCCAGCAGGTTGGCAAGAAAATAGGTTTTATAGCTTTGAAGCTTTCTTCCTTCATGGTGCGTGATCCCCTGCTTTTTTAATTCTGCCACATACCAGCCTTTACTGCCGTAATGCATATCAGAAAACTCCTTTCCCTATCTCTCCCAATGGAGAGGATTTTACCAAACGATTGGCATTGTAACATCCATAAAAAGATGCTGAAAAGAGGTACGGGAAAAACTGAGCCTTTCGCACTAACTGTACGAATGTTCTTCTGAATGTATATGCGGAGCAAAAGCTGAATATGATTTAATGGCCGGTTAGTTTCATCATGACAACGCCAAATGTCATAATGCTGAACACAATGCCGATATATGTGAGCATTCCGTTTTTTTTCTTCACGCCGTAAACGGTTATCATCATGCCTTCAATAAAGAAAATAATGCCGAAAATAATAAACCACATGCAAATAAAGGCTCCTTTCACAGACATAATAGTAGTGTAGCATATCTGGAAGAGCCGGGCTGTGACAATATCAAGAAAGCCGGGCAGCATATGCGCCCGGCTCGTGTGTTTATTGTTTATCAACCAATTTGACCAGCAGCTGTGCCAAATGTTTTTTCTCATCTTCGTCCGCAACGCTCCAAAGCTCTTGCAGCAGCATTTCTTCACTGTTTTGCGGCTCTTCATGTTTCGCGAGGTAGTCTCCCAGGATCGCGGCGCTTTTCACAAGCTTGCCGTCATCCAATCCCAGCTTTTTGCCTCGGTTCACTTGTTTGCTCAGGTAGTCTTTAAATTCCTCAAAGTCTTTTAAAATCTCTTCTTTTGTTGTGCCGTGCATGGCATCCATTTCGTTTTCAATTTGGATTTTTTCTTGATCTCTGTTCATTGCAATACCTCCTCCTGCTGAATAGTGATGTTTTACCTGTAATTGGAGGAGGTCAAACCTTCCGGCAGCCCGGAATGTGTTTTACAGTTTTGTCAGGATAATCGGCTCGTCTTTTGTGATGACGATCGTGTGTTCAACTTGGGCAACCATGCTTTTATCCGGCGTCTTGAACGTCCAGCCGTCTCCAGCTTCAACAATCGTTTCCGCTTTCGTGGAAATAAACGGCTCAAGCGCGATGACTGTGCCGTTTTTGAAGAGCGCGTTATCAAACGGATCATAATAGTTCATGATGTGGTTTGGCGCCTCATGCAGGCTTCTGCCGATTCCGTGTCCGGTCAGGGTTTTGATGACGGTAAAGCCTTGAGAACGTGCCTCATGATAAACGGCTCTTCCGATTTGGTTTTGGCGCTTGCCTGCTTTTGCCTGCTGCAGCCCTTTTTGAAAAGCGTCTTCCGCGCATTGGCAAAGCTTATGAAGGCGTTCTTCTCCGTCACCGAGCACAAATGAGATGCCTGTGTCGGAATAAAAGCCGCCAAATTCAGCGGAGATGTCAATGTTGACAAGATC
Proteins encoded:
- the map gene encoding type I methionyl aminopeptidase, with the translated sequence MIVTNDQELEGLKKIGRIVALAREEMKRKAEPGMSTKDLDLIGKAVLDEHGAVSAPEKEYDFPGVTCISVNDEVAHGIPSTSKILKAGDLVNIDISAEFGGFYSDTGISFVLGDGEERLHKLCQCAEDAFQKGLQQAKAGKRQNQIGRAVYHEARSQGFTVIKTLTGHGIGRSLHEAPNHIMNYYDPFDNALFKNGTVIALEPFISTKAETIVEAGDGWTFKTPDKSMVAQVEHTIVITKDEPIILTKL
- a CDS encoding acylphosphatase, which encodes MLQYRIVADGRVQGVGFRYFVQIEADKRKLAGWVKNRDDGCVEILAEGPENALQSFLEAVKKGSPFSKVSDISVTESRSLEGHHRFSIVHS
- a CDS encoding MOSC domain-containing protein; translated protein: MKPAHYSVLSLNLGKPQTLEYDGKKIETGIMKRPADSAVMLYRENFEGDGQADLVNHGGPDKAVCVYPAAHYPFWEEFLSRPLPSAAFGENLTVAGLTEENVCIGDVFQLDEAVVQVSQPRQPCVKLAKKFGVKEMVLKVQQTGYTGFYFRVLEEGRVAPGAALELLSKGEKDISVQFANRINYHDAKNLAAIERILSENALSESWRSSFMKKRDRLLPVE
- a CDS encoding DUF3243 domain-containing protein, which gives rise to MNRDQEKIQIENEMDAMHGTTKEEILKDFEEFKDYLSKQVNRGKKLGLDDGKLVKSAAILGDYLAKHEEPQNSEEMLLQELWSVADEDEKKHLAQLLVKLVDKQ
- a CDS encoding YflJ family protein gives rise to the protein MHYGSKGWYVAELKKQGITHHEGRKLQSYKTYFLANLLETKKKQS